In Microbulbifer sp. GL-2, the following are encoded in one genomic region:
- a CDS encoding DUF6682 family protein, with protein sequence MAAVSDLIAELRGMLRDAGFDLYSDTAISNALYDAELVTVAYKPEATAKDVEIATADGARQEVPSEYLRVMDIKYNGSLAAPGRGISMVAREHLDLISPSWRSANLVEEARQYAYDERNPRVFELFPPVVAGSIVATLVLRPLKYGDLTSATTTVGDEYRPALIEYALYRLFSEDTEGTPNESRSRKHYTNFFNFLGIKVQNEARVSPRQPEHKT encoded by the coding sequence GTGGCGGCCGTTAGCGATCTGATCGCAGAACTTCGTGGAATGCTTCGTGATGCTGGCTTTGACTTGTACAGTGATACTGCAATAAGTAACGCGCTCTACGATGCTGAGCTTGTTACTGTTGCCTATAAGCCTGAAGCGACGGCAAAGGATGTAGAGATAGCCACGGCTGATGGTGCCCGCCAGGAGGTTCCTTCCGAGTATCTGCGAGTGATGGATATTAAGTACAACGGATCTCTCGCCGCTCCAGGGCGTGGAATCAGCATGGTTGCTCGAGAGCATCTGGATCTGATCTCGCCGAGTTGGCGCAGTGCTAACCTGGTCGAGGAGGCCCGCCAGTACGCTTATGATGAACGCAATCCCAGGGTCTTCGAATTGTTTCCGCCGGTTGTCGCCGGTTCGATAGTGGCAACATTAGTGCTGCGCCCGCTTAAGTACGGCGATCTGACCAGTGCTACAACGACGGTCGGCGATGAATATCGCCCGGCCCTGATTGAATATGCACTCTATCGCTTGTTCAGCGAAGACACTGAAGGCACGCCCAACGAGTCTCGTAGTCGGAAGCATTACACCAACTTCTTTAACTTCCTTGGGATAAAAGTGCAGAACGAAGCTCGGGTTTCCCCTCGGCAGCCGGAGCATAAAACCTGA
- a CDS encoding DUF6508 domain-containing protein, with amino-acid sequence MNVKDVKDLVSAYNSAMSEVPNIDKSDHYPVYPDEISEFMRILQLDPWIANDYKPVRTREILDTIESASIKEVRWVLTAAARSERFGDGSWVKILEEKMLDPVIKRLQVLSVS; translated from the coding sequence ATGAATGTCAAAGATGTTAAGGATTTGGTCTCAGCTTATAATTCAGCAATGTCAGAAGTTCCAAATATTGATAAGAGTGATCACTACCCAGTCTATCCTGATGAAATATCCGAGTTCATGCGGATTTTGCAATTAGATCCGTGGATCGCAAACGATTACAAACCTGTCAGAACACGTGAGATATTAGATACTATCGAAAGTGCCTCTATCAAAGAGGTTAGATGGGTGCTAACCGCGGCTGCCAGATCTGAGAGGTTTGGTGATGGCTCATGGGTAAAAATTCTCGAAGAGAAGATGTTAGATCCTGTGATAAAGAGATTGCAGGTGCTAAGTGTTTCATAA
- a CDS encoding N4-gp56 family major capsid protein — translation MSTSIPAGSAARNRIFNAALFMEATRRNSFTNVLTGPAPKKADKKKIDGKKQTNPGAPIVRITDLSKEAGDEVTVDLYHQLRQKPVMGDKKLAGKGASLTSSQFNLLIDQGRTMVDSGGKMSQQRTAHDLKQLARTLLGPYYNTLEDQLVLIHLAGARGVHNDSDWIVPLENDEEFNEICINWLTPPTYDRHTYGGDATALENIDSADTFTLSSVDNMRLILDEMPFPLQPVKFEGDPQAEDAPFYVLFVSPRQWHDFWTSTSGNDWRALLANAHNRAAGYRHPVFLGECAMWNGILIRKMKRPVRFIAGTSVKVCTNSAGAATAIQTANTTIDRSILLGGQALANAYGRSGKKAKGGMHFSMHEEKTDHENVVEHSIAWMNGKAKIRFKGTNGRVNDHGVMVHDTAVSGN, via the coding sequence ATGTCTACGTCTATTCCGGCGGGTAGCGCTGCGCGCAACCGTATCTTCAACGCGGCACTCTTTATGGAGGCTACACGCCGCAATTCCTTTACCAATGTTCTGACTGGGCCCGCACCGAAGAAAGCCGATAAGAAAAAGATCGATGGCAAGAAGCAAACCAATCCTGGTGCGCCTATTGTTCGCATTACTGACCTTTCCAAGGAGGCCGGTGATGAAGTTACCGTGGATCTTTACCACCAGCTGCGTCAGAAACCCGTAATGGGTGATAAGAAGTTGGCTGGTAAGGGCGCAAGCTTGACATCCAGCCAGTTTAATCTGCTGATCGATCAAGGCCGGACCATGGTGGACTCCGGCGGTAAAATGAGCCAGCAGCGCACTGCGCATGACCTTAAGCAGCTGGCGCGTACTCTGCTCGGGCCTTACTACAACACTCTTGAAGATCAGCTGGTGTTGATTCACCTGGCTGGTGCTCGTGGAGTACACAACGATTCTGACTGGATTGTGCCGCTGGAAAATGATGAAGAGTTTAATGAGATCTGCATTAACTGGCTGACGCCGCCAACTTATGACCGCCACACCTATGGGGGTGATGCTACTGCGCTCGAGAATATCGATAGCGCTGATACGTTCACTCTTTCGAGCGTGGACAATATGCGGTTGATCCTTGATGAAATGCCATTCCCACTTCAGCCGGTGAAGTTTGAGGGTGATCCTCAAGCAGAGGATGCGCCTTTCTATGTTCTGTTTGTGTCGCCGCGCCAATGGCATGACTTCTGGACTTCTACCAGTGGCAATGATTGGCGTGCTCTATTGGCAAACGCGCACAACCGTGCGGCAGGTTATCGGCACCCCGTATTCCTGGGGGAGTGTGCGATGTGGAATGGCATTCTGATCCGCAAGATGAAGAGGCCAGTGCGCTTTATTGCCGGTACCAGTGTGAAGGTTTGCACCAACAGCGCTGGTGCAGCCACAGCTATCCAAACGGCTAATACCACTATTGACCGCTCAATCTTGCTAGGTGGTCAGGCTTTAGCTAATGCCTACGGCCGTAGTGGCAAGAAAGCCAAAGGCGGTATGCACTTCTCCATGCACGAAGAGAAGACCGATCATGAAAATGTGGTGGAACACTCTATTGCCTGGATGAATGGTAAAGCCAAGATCCGCTTCAAGGGCACTAATGGCCGAGTAAATGACCATGGTGTGATGGTGCACGATACGGCCGTGAGTGGTAACTAA
- a CDS encoding SOS response-associated peptidase family protein yields MCYSFAVPNDNLLAELPVDFLRDEKAWGQLNFDQEWENSSGKEEIKHVLGLKGQPRVSQFRLAAPGERVYPRYFAPGIASDGGKNWLRPLRYSIRPSNSVWDLATKYSLYNARLDRLLEAKTWRPLIGRQHGILPFTSFFEWVERKGKKAQVQFIPKGKDLMWAPILWDYWESLGGEVGYFSCTLITDDPAPEVKAAGHDRSPIFLGADHMKTWLEAESQSADNWQEFLKGHRESVAYNHYLIA; encoded by the coding sequence ATGTGTTACTCCTTTGCTGTTCCTAATGACAACTTGTTGGCAGAACTTCCAGTTGATTTTTTGCGTGATGAGAAGGCTTGGGGGCAATTAAACTTCGACCAGGAATGGGAAAACTCATCAGGCAAGGAGGAGATTAAACATGTATTGGGCCTGAAGGGGCAGCCCCGAGTGAGCCAATTCCGGCTTGCAGCGCCTGGTGAGCGTGTATATCCACGGTATTTTGCTCCTGGTATCGCAAGTGATGGGGGTAAGAATTGGCTACGCCCACTCCGTTACTCGATACGCCCGTCCAATTCAGTTTGGGATCTAGCAACAAAGTACAGTCTTTATAACGCCCGATTAGATAGATTACTTGAAGCCAAAACTTGGAGGCCTCTGATAGGCCGCCAACACGGTATATTGCCTTTCACGAGCTTTTTTGAGTGGGTAGAGCGTAAGGGTAAGAAGGCTCAAGTCCAGTTTATCCCAAAGGGTAAAGATTTGATGTGGGCACCTATTCTTTGGGACTACTGGGAATCTCTGGGAGGTGAGGTTGGGTACTTCTCCTGCACCTTGATAACAGATGATCCAGCTCCAGAGGTTAAGGCGGCTGGGCATGACCGAAGCCCCATCTTTCTAGGGGCAGACCATATGAAGACCTGGTTAGAAGCAGAATCTCAGTCAGCTGATAATTGGCAGGAGTTCTTAAAGGGCCACCGTGAGTCGGTAGCCTACAACCATTACTTGATAGCATGA
- the rne gene encoding ribonuclease E, giving the protein MKRMLINATQPEELRVALVDGQWLYDLDIENRTRQQKKANIYKGKITRVEPSLEAAFVDYGEERHGFLPLKEISREYFLKQPRDIEGRIKIKDVVKEGMEVIVQVDKEERGNKGAALTTFVSLAGRYLVLMPNNPRAGGISRRIEGDERSELRDALSSVEVPSGMGIIVRTAGVGRSGEELQWDLNYLLKLWVAIKEEADTSKAPHFLFQESNVIIRAIRDYMRDDIGEVIVDDKGAFELAAEFARQVMPHYTNKVKYYEDAIPLFNRYQIESQIETAFEREVKLPSGGSIVIDVTEALVSIDINSSRATKGGDIEETARNINLEAADEIARQLRLRDMGGLVVIDFIDMQSKSNQREVEKRMEKALSMDRARVQVGRISRFGLLEMSRQRLRPSLGETTFRVCPRCSGQGTIRGTKSLALSILRLVEEEAKKERSAEIRAITPVNVATYLLNEKRKTISQIESRNNTRVVVVPNADIETPHFEVQRLRDDDTATLETSYKISGTVEESITKKDEKPQRAPAQPAVQQITHTAPAPTPEKKPEPSLFSRLMTAIASLFESKEEEPKKHQKSKNRGKDYQRDRDRNRNRNQRGGRGNRSGRPSRRKDDRREDSKRDDQREEKQQAKQFEERESGAERGEGQRRRRRRRTNDNRRRDDNRNVVTENESTSESIEQADESTEQRPARRPSNVRGRPQARRRGRRSENPAASSVAQNQEELNREVNEAIDEAEGEARKSRETATGGHNEAPQRKSERREQRPAKSANPATQSKPAVVAPTRTPMAAKTESTAEPSAETKQAEPYAAFTAKVEKAAEETPAPAQAKEQTAPITAKKPPAKTEAKEPAAPTVRETKAESAPKTPVSEKPAVPAAQVVESTVAAEATKTVPEDAEEIALTEASAAAEALEQRSESVNAAAQVEVVVEEAEASELAASPATQGRASNDPRNNPKPLLELSIVTEHRQVGSQQPLDTAQPAAISHSPRSLSRPANDPRMARQTTQENTDANNDRDSAEAG; this is encoded by the coding sequence ATGAAAAGAATGCTAATCAACGCAACCCAGCCTGAGGAGTTGCGTGTAGCCCTGGTAGACGGCCAGTGGCTATATGATCTGGATATTGAAAATCGCACACGTCAACAAAAAAAAGCCAACATCTACAAAGGTAAGATCACCCGCGTAGAACCCTCTCTCGAAGCCGCATTCGTTGACTATGGCGAAGAGCGCCACGGCTTCCTCCCCCTGAAAGAAATTTCTCGTGAGTACTTCCTCAAACAGCCCAGAGACATTGAAGGACGCATCAAAATCAAAGATGTCGTCAAAGAGGGTATGGAAGTTATTGTGCAAGTGGACAAGGAAGAGCGCGGCAACAAAGGCGCAGCCCTGACTACTTTCGTCAGCCTCGCTGGGCGCTACCTGGTACTGATGCCAAATAACCCTCGCGCAGGCGGCATCTCTCGCCGTATTGAAGGTGATGAGCGTTCAGAGCTGCGGGATGCACTGTCCAGCGTCGAAGTTCCCTCCGGCATGGGCATAATTGTGCGCACCGCCGGCGTCGGCCGCAGCGGCGAAGAACTGCAGTGGGACCTCAACTACCTGCTGAAGCTGTGGGTCGCCATAAAGGAAGAGGCCGACACCTCCAAGGCACCGCACTTCCTCTTCCAGGAAAGTAACGTCATTATCCGCGCTATCCGCGATTACATGCGCGATGACATTGGCGAAGTGATAGTCGATGACAAAGGCGCCTTCGAGCTGGCTGCGGAATTTGCCCGCCAGGTAATGCCGCACTACACCAACAAGGTCAAGTATTACGAAGATGCCATTCCGCTCTTCAATCGCTACCAGATCGAAAGCCAGATCGAAACCGCTTTTGAACGCGAGGTGAAACTACCTTCTGGCGGCTCAATCGTGATTGATGTCACAGAGGCACTGGTATCCATTGATATCAACTCCTCCCGCGCGACCAAGGGCGGCGATATCGAAGAAACTGCACGCAATATCAACCTGGAAGCGGCCGACGAAATCGCTCGCCAGCTACGCCTGCGCGATATGGGCGGCCTGGTTGTAATCGACTTTATTGACATGCAGAGCAAATCCAACCAGCGCGAAGTTGAAAAGCGCATGGAGAAAGCTCTCAGCATGGACCGCGCCCGCGTTCAGGTTGGCCGTATCTCCCGCTTCGGCCTTTTGGAAATGTCACGCCAGCGCCTGCGCCCATCTCTTGGCGAAACCACCTTCCGTGTATGCCCGCGCTGTAGCGGCCAAGGCACTATTCGCGGCACCAAATCCCTGGCTTTATCCATTCTTCGCCTGGTGGAAGAGGAAGCCAAGAAAGAACGCAGCGCAGAGATCCGCGCCATCACTCCAGTGAATGTCGCTACTTACCTACTCAACGAAAAGCGTAAGACGATCTCCCAGATTGAATCCCGCAACAATACCCGTGTTGTTGTTGTACCCAATGCAGATATCGAAACCCCGCACTTCGAAGTACAGCGCCTGCGTGATGACGATACCGCCACCCTGGAAACCTCTTACAAGATTTCCGGAACAGTGGAAGAATCCATCACCAAGAAGGATGAAAAACCCCAGCGCGCCCCGGCCCAACCTGCCGTTCAGCAGATTACCCACACCGCGCCGGCCCCCACCCCGGAAAAGAAACCGGAACCCAGTCTTTTCAGCCGGCTGATGACTGCGATTGCCTCCCTCTTTGAGAGCAAAGAGGAAGAGCCCAAGAAGCACCAGAAGTCAAAAAATCGAGGGAAGGACTACCAGCGCGATCGTGATCGCAATCGCAACCGCAATCAACGCGGTGGTCGCGGTAACCGCAGTGGGCGCCCCTCTCGCCGCAAGGACGATCGTCGCGAGGACTCCAAACGTGATGATCAGCGAGAAGAAAAACAACAGGCCAAGCAATTCGAAGAACGCGAATCTGGAGCTGAGCGCGGCGAAGGCCAGCGCCGTCGCCGTCGACGTCGCACCAACGACAACCGCCGCAGAGACGACAATCGAAATGTAGTGACTGAGAACGAAAGCACCAGCGAATCCATCGAGCAAGCTGACGAAAGCACCGAGCAACGCCCAGCGCGCCGCCCGAGCAATGTTCGTGGTCGCCCGCAAGCTCGCCGTCGCGGCCGTCGTTCAGAAAATCCCGCTGCGTCCTCCGTCGCTCAAAATCAGGAAGAGCTGAACCGTGAAGTGAACGAAGCTATCGATGAAGCGGAAGGTGAAGCCAGAAAATCTCGCGAAACCGCTACCGGGGGCCACAATGAAGCGCCCCAGCGCAAAAGCGAGCGAAGAGAGCAAAGACCTGCAAAGTCCGCCAACCCGGCGACGCAATCCAAACCGGCTGTAGTAGCTCCCACGCGCACACCAATGGCTGCAAAGACTGAGTCCACAGCAGAGCCATCTGCTGAGACAAAACAGGCTGAGCCCTATGCTGCATTTACTGCAAAAGTAGAAAAAGCAGCGGAGGAGACTCCAGCACCAGCACAGGCCAAAGAGCAAACTGCACCTATAACAGCAAAAAAACCTCCGGCTAAAACTGAAGCAAAAGAGCCTGCCGCTCCTACCGTTAGAGAAACGAAAGCAGAAAGCGCTCCTAAAACTCCAGTTAGCGAAAAGCCAGCCGTTCCAGCGGCGCAGGTTGTGGAATCCACGGTCGCAGCAGAAGCTACAAAGACTGTGCCGGAGGACGCCGAGGAAATTGCCTTGACCGAAGCCAGTGCAGCTGCAGAAGCTTTGGAGCAGCGCAGTGAATCAGTCAATGCTGCTGCCCAGGTGGAGGTTGTAGTCGAGGAAGCTGAGGCCTCCGAACTGGCCGCCTCCCCTGCAACCCAGGGACGCGCCAGTAACGACCCGCGCAACAACCCCAAACCATTACTCGAACTGTCCATCGTGACCGAGCACCGCCAGGTAGGCTCCCAGCAACCGCTGGATACCGCCCAACCAGCAGCAATCTCGCACAGCCCTCGTTCACTGTCTCGCCCCGCCAACGACCCCCGTATGGCGCGCCAGACAACCCAGGAAAACACTGACGCGAATAACGACCGCGACTCAGCAGAAGCCGGCTAA
- a CDS encoding right-handed parallel beta-helix repeat-containing protein, whose amino-acid sequence MKRFRNNSISMLLAFFIPSAFALEDFGASQYYLTEGASIIGGGEGYSDYCISNKPVVNNLEEFINTISSAVAGDVIYIDDDAIIDLTGRATINIPKNITICSGRGREGSLGGKITKAHSGSHDVMFNAVGEGITITGLRLDGQDPEIRGDLESTYDEPLISGIYICDNQITAQNPVVVSNNEITGFSYYGVATERGYNNGLGELSVIIKNNYIHHNRRKGLGYGVMVDGDSSVLVEANYFDFNRHDIAGTGDPGQTYEARYNLVGSGGSSHNFDMHRQNGGDGYTNGGDLIRIHHNSFSLTSYPNVVIRGVPDTGASISYNSFPKISSESAVQYYGSGRFDVSNNLENTREWMISESASKDWRMINTSRIGKENLRYGDFVGDEKIDVFTSFQGQWYVSDAGIKPWQPLAQSEYAITDLRFADLIGDEKTDVFLVKNGQWFVSESGVKTWVSIASSNYSLDDLVFANVIGDAKDDVIYMSGSEWFASDGGQSAWIFLGKSTVRPNDILVTDIIGASNDDFFIATGYEWFASEGTPNWQSLTTSQSLVGQLNVGDVVGDEKGDILISENGKWLVSESGVGSWQPIGSSTYDISGLVVRDFIGDAKDDVLRIK is encoded by the coding sequence ATGAAGCGCTTTCGTAATAATTCAATTTCTATGCTCCTTGCTTTTTTCATTCCTTCAGCTTTTGCGCTTGAGGATTTTGGGGCCTCTCAATATTATTTGACGGAAGGAGCTTCTATTATCGGTGGAGGGGAAGGTTATAGCGATTATTGCATTAGCAATAAACCTGTCGTCAATAATCTGGAGGAGTTTATCAATACTATTAGTAGTGCTGTTGCTGGAGATGTTATCTACATCGACGACGATGCCATAATAGACTTGACTGGGCGTGCCACTATTAATATTCCTAAAAATATCACGATTTGTAGTGGAAGAGGGCGTGAGGGATCACTTGGAGGAAAGATTACTAAAGCCCATAGTGGAAGTCATGATGTTATGTTTAATGCAGTGGGTGAAGGAATTACGATTACAGGATTGCGGTTAGATGGCCAAGATCCTGAGATTCGAGGTGATCTTGAAAGTACATATGATGAGCCACTCATATCGGGAATATATATTTGCGACAATCAGATTACTGCTCAAAACCCGGTTGTAGTATCTAATAATGAAATAACTGGGTTTAGTTACTATGGTGTGGCCACAGAGAGAGGGTACAATAACGGTTTGGGTGAGCTGTCAGTAATAATTAAGAATAATTATATTCACCACAATCGTAGAAAAGGACTTGGGTACGGTGTAATGGTGGATGGTGATAGTAGTGTTTTAGTCGAGGCAAACTATTTTGACTTTAATCGCCATGATATTGCTGGGACTGGTGATCCCGGACAAACTTACGAAGCTCGCTATAATTTGGTAGGTTCAGGGGGGAGTAGCCACAATTTTGACATGCACAGACAGAATGGTGGAGATGGATACACAAATGGTGGTGATCTAATTCGTATTCATCATAATTCATTTAGTTTGACTTCGTATCCAAATGTAGTTATTCGTGGGGTTCCTGATACAGGCGCATCTATTTCTTATAATAGTTTTCCAAAAATCAGCTCTGAATCGGCAGTTCAATATTATGGAAGTGGTCGATTTGATGTCTCCAATAATTTGGAAAATACACGTGAATGGATGATTTCGGAGTCTGCTTCGAAAGACTGGCGGATGATAAATACTAGCCGGATTGGGAAAGAAAACCTTCGCTATGGGGATTTTGTTGGAGATGAAAAAATTGACGTATTTACTAGCTTTCAAGGGCAGTGGTACGTATCGGATGCTGGCATTAAACCTTGGCAACCGCTTGCGCAATCTGAGTATGCTATCACTGACTTGAGGTTTGCGGACCTTATTGGTGATGAAAAAACAGATGTATTTCTCGTGAAAAACGGCCAGTGGTTTGTATCTGAAAGTGGAGTAAAAACTTGGGTTAGTATAGCGAGCTCTAACTACTCATTAGATGACCTTGTATTTGCCAATGTGATAGGTGACGCTAAAGATGATGTGATTTATATGTCGGGATCGGAATGGTTTGCTTCTGATGGAGGACAGTCAGCGTGGATTTTTTTGGGGAAATCAACTGTAAGGCCTAATGATATTTTGGTAACAGATATCATAGGTGCTAGTAATGATGATTTTTTTATAGCCACTGGATATGAATGGTTCGCATCAGAGGGTACTCCAAACTGGCAGTCATTGACGACTTCTCAATCTTTAGTTGGTCAGTTGAATGTTGGGGATGTGGTAGGCGATGAAAAGGGGGATATTTTAATTTCAGAGAACGGAAAGTGGCTGGTGTCTGAAAGTGGAGTGGGGTCTTGGCAGCCGATAGGGAGTTCAACTTATGATATAAGTGGGCTTGTTGTTCGGGATTTTATTGGTGATGCAAAGGATGATGTTTTGCGGATCAAGTAA
- a CDS encoding SMI1/KNR4 family protein yields the protein MRNIINTINNTFDIELPSFYTDALINYPFPPSDDPDRIEGQLVKDLDWLIKTNRKLRENGFCYQDYWPNHFFAIGFDGFGNYYFINLRQQDTSIYIADHEEDFNHKEISSMELASNIEEYINDCLEE from the coding sequence ATGAGAAATATAATTAATACAATTAATAATACCTTTGACATTGAGTTGCCATCTTTCTATACCGATGCTCTTATAAATTATCCATTCCCACCATCTGATGATCCAGATCGTATTGAAGGACAACTTGTAAAAGACCTAGACTGGCTTATAAAAACTAACCGGAAGCTTCGTGAAAATGGTTTCTGTTATCAAGATTATTGGCCAAATCATTTTTTTGCAATAGGCTTCGACGGCTTCGGAAATTATTATTTTATCAATTTACGCCAACAAGATACTTCTATATATATCGCAGATCATGAAGAGGATTTTAATCACAAAGAAATTTCAAGTATGGAACTAGCTTCAAACATTGAAGAATATATCAATGACTGTCTTGAAGAGTAG
- a CDS encoding LexA family transcriptional regulator, with translation MKLSPLFSSGVACGFPSPADDHKEAALSLDEHLITNPPATFMARANGDSMQGVGIFDRDVLIVDRSLTPGHGDVVVVALDGQLTCKILDRRLGQLIPANDKYKPIPIWEGQELIVEGVVKASIRYHRGG, from the coding sequence ATGAAGTTATCTCCGCTTTTCAGCAGTGGTGTCGCCTGCGGCTTCCCCTCTCCAGCAGATGATCATAAAGAGGCTGCTCTCAGCCTTGATGAACATTTAATAACTAATCCACCTGCGACCTTCATGGCTCGTGCCAATGGCGACTCTATGCAAGGCGTTGGTATCTTTGATCGTGATGTTCTCATCGTTGATCGCTCTCTTACGCCTGGTCATGGCGATGTAGTGGTGGTCGCCCTGGATGGCCAGCTGACCTGTAAAATTTTGGATAGAAGGTTAGGGCAACTAATACCGGCAAATGACAAGTACAAACCCATTCCCATTTGGGAAGGGCAGGAGCTAATAGTGGAAGGGGTGGTGAAGGCTTCAATTCGCTACCACCGTGGCGGTTAG
- the rluC gene encoding 23S rRNA pseudouridine(955/2504/2580) synthase RluC, which produces MRSIPPLKTAEADTPSDTWNPSGGVQFLTVPDELAGQRIDNFLQARLKGVPRSRVYRILRKGEVRVNKGRVKAEYKLVAGDVVRVPPIRAAEQAPAPVAGEQLRQLVKESILYDDNGLLVINKPAGLAVHGGSGVRLGLIEVLRQMYPQSRFIELVHRLDRDTSGAIMVARKRAVLQHVQSELRNGKIGKSYLALAVGKWPRGRRLVEAPLRKNTLKSGERMVSVHPEGKSSETRFQLLERFKAATLLSAVPVTGRTHQIRVHAQFVGCPLAGDSKYTPDEVNREFRGRGLKRLFLHSASVRCTLPGGEEVHVEAPLPGELEVLLKKLRQE; this is translated from the coding sequence ATGCGAAGTATACCCCCCCTTAAAACGGCTGAGGCCGATACCCCCTCTGACACCTGGAATCCCTCTGGCGGCGTACAGTTTCTGACTGTGCCGGATGAGTTGGCCGGGCAGAGGATCGACAACTTTTTGCAGGCGCGCCTTAAAGGTGTGCCCCGTTCAAGAGTCTACCGAATCCTGCGTAAGGGTGAGGTAAGAGTAAATAAAGGACGGGTGAAGGCGGAATACAAGCTGGTGGCGGGTGATGTGGTGCGTGTACCGCCAATACGTGCGGCAGAGCAGGCGCCGGCACCGGTTGCGGGAGAGCAGCTGCGCCAGCTGGTGAAAGAATCCATACTGTACGATGACAATGGGCTGTTAGTGATTAACAAGCCTGCGGGGCTTGCCGTGCACGGCGGCAGTGGTGTGAGGCTTGGCTTGATTGAGGTACTGCGGCAGATGTATCCGCAGAGCCGCTTCATCGAGCTGGTGCATCGCCTAGACCGGGATACCAGTGGAGCCATTATGGTGGCGCGTAAGCGCGCAGTGTTACAGCATGTACAGTCTGAGCTGCGCAATGGCAAAATCGGCAAATCATACCTGGCTCTCGCTGTGGGCAAATGGCCCCGTGGTCGGCGGCTGGTAGAGGCTCCCCTACGCAAAAACACTCTGAAAAGTGGTGAGCGGATGGTGTCGGTTCACCCGGAGGGCAAGTCCTCTGAAACGCGCTTCCAGCTGCTGGAGCGCTTTAAGGCGGCCACTTTACTCTCTGCTGTTCCTGTGACAGGGCGCACCCACCAGATACGGGTTCACGCCCAGTTTGTGGGTTGCCCCCTTGCGGGTGATAGCAAGTACACCCCGGATGAGGTGAATCGAGAGTTCCGCGGTCGCGGGCTGAAACGCCTGTTTCTCCATTCTGCCTCGGTGCGTTGCACGCTCCCTGGTGGGGAAGAGGTTCATGTTGAGGCGCCTCTGCCGGGGGAGTTGGAGGTGTTGCTGAAGAAATTGAGGCAAGAATAG